A window of Oscillatoria nigro-viridis PCC 7112 contains these coding sequences:
- a CDS encoding Nramp family divalent metal transporter codes for MTHPENRPSLPEVHRSIPVPNSKGFWRKMLAYAGPGYLVSVGYMDPGNWATDLAGGAKFGYALLSVILLSNLMAILLQSLCVRLGVATGRDLAQACRDYFSPRVSFLLWILCEIAISACDLAELVGSAIGLQLLFGIPLVWGVCITALDVIMVLFLQGKGFRYIEALVITIIAIIGGCFIAEMIFAKPDAGGLLLGYVPSLEILQNQAMLYIAVGILGATVMPHNLYLHSSIVQTRSWEETSDKKWEAIKFGTIDSTLALSIALFINSAILILSAASFHFSGYQEVAEIQDAYKLLSPVLGVGSASAIFAFALLASGQNSTLTATLAGQIVMEGFLNFRLRPWLRRLLTRLIAIVPALIVIILFGEGSTTNLLVFSQVILSLQLPFAVIPLVMFTSNRHLMGEFVNPFWLKALAWLVASIIVGLNSWLLLQTIF; via the coding sequence ATGACTCACCCCGAAAACAGACCCAGCCTTCCTGAAGTCCACCGCAGCATCCCGGTTCCCAACAGCAAAGGTTTCTGGCGTAAAATGCTGGCTTACGCAGGGCCTGGATATTTGGTTTCAGTGGGTTACATGGACCCGGGAAACTGGGCGACTGACTTAGCGGGGGGAGCAAAGTTTGGCTATGCGCTATTAAGTGTGATTTTGCTATCTAATTTGATGGCAATTTTGCTGCAATCCCTCTGCGTGCGTTTGGGAGTGGCAACGGGACGAGATTTGGCACAAGCTTGTCGAGATTATTTCAGTCCGCGAGTCAGTTTTTTGCTGTGGATACTTTGTGAAATTGCTATTTCTGCTTGCGATTTAGCCGAACTTGTTGGCAGTGCGATCGGACTGCAATTGCTATTTGGCATTCCCTTAGTTTGGGGCGTGTGCATCACTGCGCTAGATGTGATAATGGTGTTATTTTTACAAGGTAAAGGCTTTCGTTATATCGAAGCTTTGGTAATTACCATTATTGCAATTATTGGCGGTTGTTTTATTGCCGAAATGATTTTTGCAAAACCAGATGCCGGAGGACTTTTACTCGGTTATGTTCCCAGCCTAGAGATTTTGCAGAATCAGGCAATGCTTTATATTGCGGTTGGTATTTTGGGGGCAACTGTGATGCCGCACAATCTTTACCTGCATTCATCGATCGTGCAAACTCGCTCTTGGGAAGAAACTTCTGATAAAAAATGGGAAGCAATTAAATTTGGCACAATAGATTCCACATTAGCGCTGTCAATAGCTTTGTTTATTAATTCAGCTATTCTGATATTGTCTGCTGCCAGCTTTCATTTTTCCGGCTATCAAGAAGTAGCAGAAATTCAAGATGCTTACAAACTCCTTTCTCCGGTACTGGGTGTGGGTTCGGCCAGTGCAATTTTTGCCTTTGCTTTATTGGCTTCGGGGCAGAACTCAACATTGACTGCAACTCTAGCAGGACAGATTGTGATGGAAGGGTTTCTAAATTTTCGACTGCGGCCTTGGTTGCGGCGCTTGCTGACTCGACTGATTGCAATTGTACCGGCTTTGATCGTAATTATCTTGTTTGGTGAAGGCAGTACAACTAATTTACTGGTTTTCAGTCAAGTGATTCTCAGTTTGCAATTACCGTTTGCAGTAATTCCCTTGGTAATGTTTACCTCAAACCGCCACTTAATGGGAGAGTTTGTGAATCCATTTTGGCTGAAAGCCTTAGCTTGGTTAGTGGCTAGTATTATAGTAGGATTAAATAGCTGGCTGTTATTGCAGACTATTTTCTAG
- a CDS encoding CbtB-domain containing protein, which translates to MMTTQSSSSSSVWQQTARLTLSTPVQATLYISLCALTVWTVYFTTYPAVHNKVHSLRHHTLMVSCH; encoded by the coding sequence ATGATGACTACTCAATCTTCTTCTTCTTCTTCGGTTTGGCAACAAACGGCACGGTTGACGCTTTCAACACCCGTGCAAGCGACGCTCTACATCTCCCTATGCGCTTTGACTGTCTGGACTGTTTACTTTACAACTTATCCCGCCGTCCATAACAAGGTACACTCTCTGCGCCACCACACTTTGATGGTTAGTTGTCACTAG
- a CDS encoding vitamin K epoxide reductase family protein, with the protein MRRQRSMPWIHRYSRPLTAGIASIGAAITAYLTVVKLSNGTAVCPIEGCDIVLSSPYAYVFGLPLSLFGFLGYLSMIVFAVAPLLVNPAEQKSLRSKLESWTGLFLFAGSTAMTIFSGYLMYVLAIDIKAACIYCIASALFATSLFVLALIGREWDDIGQLFFIGIVVSMLVLISSLALYADVNNLGTANETSIKTTTSSGTSEIALAQHLKRVGAKMYGSFTCDHCQAQKASFGKEAAGIINYIECNPQGKNARRDLCDAAKIQGTPTWEINGKFYQGQKSLQELADLSGYQGTREFKELSNQER; encoded by the coding sequence ATGCGTCGTCAACGTTCCATGCCTTGGATTCACCGCTATTCTCGTCCGCTCACGGCAGGAATTGCCTCGATAGGGGCTGCGATCACTGCTTATCTAACAGTGGTCAAGTTATCCAACGGAACGGCAGTTTGTCCGATCGAAGGCTGCGATATCGTGCTTTCGAGTCCTTATGCCTATGTCTTTGGTTTGCCTCTTTCTTTGTTCGGTTTTTTGGGCTATTTGAGCATGATAGTTTTTGCCGTAGCTCCCCTATTGGTCAATCCCGCAGAACAGAAGAGTCTCCGCTCCAAGTTAGAGTCTTGGACGGGACTATTTCTGTTTGCTGGTAGCACAGCTATGACGATTTTCAGTGGCTATCTGATGTATGTACTGGCTATTGATATCAAAGCAGCTTGTATTTACTGTATTGCGTCTGCTTTGTTTGCAACTAGCTTGTTTGTCTTAGCATTAATAGGTCGCGAATGGGATGATATCGGGCAACTATTTTTTATAGGAATTGTGGTGTCTATGTTAGTGCTGATTTCCTCTCTGGCTCTTTATGCCGATGTGAATAATCTCGGTACAGCTAACGAGACTAGCATCAAGACTACAACATCTTCCGGTACTTCAGAAATTGCTTTAGCGCAGCATTTAAAAAGAGTGGGAGCTAAAATGTACGGCTCTTTTACCTGCGATCATTGTCAAGCACAGAAAGCAAGTTTCGGCAAAGAAGCGGCGGGCATTATCAATTATATCGAGTGCAATCCTCAAGGGAAAAATGCTCGGCGGGATCTTTGCGACGCTGCGAAGATTCAAGGGACTCCCACTTGGGAAATTAACGGTAAGTTTTACCAAGGGCAAAAATCTTTGCAGGAGTTAGCGGATTTATCTGGCTATCAGGGAACTCGCGAATTTAAAGAGCTCTCAAATCAGGAACGTTGA